A DNA window from Micromonospora inyonensis contains the following coding sequences:
- a CDS encoding M15 family metallopeptidase, whose product MPEAVRGAVPLVVVLTVAACTRRPPPAPVPSPTPPAFASEIRPVTGADLAGSWRPGCPVAPDRLRLVRLTHWDFAGQSRTGTLVVHEAVAVDVVTVFDALFRQRFPIRQMRPVDVYDGDDAASMAADNTSGFNCRRAVTEGAASWSTHAYGRAIDVNPVENPYLLGDRVLPPAGVAYVDRGAYRPGMAVPDGVLVRAFAAVGWSWGGVWSNPDYQHFSRAG is encoded by the coding sequence GTGCCTGAGGCCGTCCGCGGGGCGGTGCCGCTGGTCGTCGTCCTGACCGTGGCCGCCTGCACCCGCCGGCCGCCGCCGGCCCCGGTGCCGTCGCCCACCCCACCCGCCTTCGCCAGCGAGATCCGGCCGGTGACCGGGGCGGACCTGGCGGGCAGCTGGCGGCCGGGCTGCCCGGTCGCCCCGGACCGGCTGCGGCTCGTCCGGCTGACCCACTGGGACTTCGCGGGACAGTCGCGCACCGGCACCCTGGTCGTGCACGAGGCGGTCGCCGTCGACGTGGTCACCGTCTTCGACGCCCTCTTCCGGCAACGGTTCCCGATCCGGCAGATGCGCCCGGTGGACGTCTATGACGGGGACGACGCCGCGTCGATGGCGGCCGACAACACCTCCGGGTTCAACTGCCGCCGTGCGGTGACCGAGGGGGCGGCGAGCTGGTCGACCCACGCGTACGGGCGGGCGATCGACGTCAACCCGGTGGAGAATCCGTACCTGCTCGGCGACCGGGTGCTCCCACCGGCCGGCGTCGCGTACGTCGACCGGGGCGCGTACCGGCCGGGGATGGCGGTGCCGGACGGCGTGCTCGTCCGGGCCTTCGCGGCGGTCGGATGGTCGTGGGGTGGTGTCTGGTCCAACCCCGACTACCAGCACTTCAGCCGCGCAGGCTGA